The nucleotide sequence AATGAGTTCTTCATTACGTCGGACTCGTCTTTATTCTCTTCAGCTCGAATGGCCCGCTTCTCTTTagttttggccaagtgCTCCTTTATGGACTTCGAGAGCTCCTTGGTACTACCCGAAATGTCTTCCGAGGTGTTGGctctggtggtggatgTAGAAAAGAGTCTGAGACTCGAATACCCATGAACCTCGAATCCGGGATAATGGGATAAATTTGAAGACGTTAATGCTCTTGATGCAGGGAAAGTAGATAGGTATGTTATCATGGATCGTCTACTTATATTTATAGCATTTGTAAGACTGGCTTTGCTGCTCAAAGGGCCAGCTCGTGATGCTATATGGATGAACATGGTATTGAGCAAATGATTTAAAATGGGAAAGCGCGAAATAAATGGATGTTAGTCAGAGACTTCAGGAGGAATTGACAGTTTATTGAGGCTATAAAAGAGTATGAACGTTTTCAGGTTTCTCGTTCGACATAACTCTGGATCATTCCGGTTTCGGACTCTTCGTACTCTTTGACCTCAACCGAGTCTCCACTAACAATGGTGTTTGCTTGAATAAACTGTTTACGGGGCAATTTTTTACTCAAAACAACGTCTCTGAACCTGGAGAATTCAGCACTCACGTCGGTCATTTCGTTGTAGAATGCCACCCCTTCCTTGACGTCTGCCGTGCTCTTGTAGGTGTGTAGTTTGAGTAAAAAGTCACCTAAAGCATCCACTGCATCGGTAGCAAGTTTGGACTCATcgatcttcaacaccaaatccaGGTACAGCTTTTCATCGTCGTAGACAAACGAGCATACTCCGGCATTCATCAAGCACTTCAAAATGGCAAATCGGGCTCTCATATGAGCTTGACCCCAAATCTTGGTGGCAGGATCCCAGAActccaatgccaataaaCCTGCACGGCCCATGAAAATGGTACCACAGACCATCACCAGGAACATGTCTTGCTTGCTGGGGACCCCGAAAATCGGGagaacttcttctggtttcttcaacatcaagtaAAGGGCCACCAATTCAGCACGACATTCTTCATAAGACCCAGCAGTGAGTCCGAAAACAGACCCCCACGAGTCGGAAGGTCCATAGTAGCCAGTAGCTCTGGGGTCTGACTTGTCGAAGTTGAACACACCTTCAGCCGTTTCTTGCAACAACTTTCCACTTCCATGTCCCAATAACTCGTGTAATCCCACCTGGACTTCCCAGGCATGGTCTCTCCATTGCTTGAACAAGGCCTGATACGATTCGTCCAAGAAACTAacgatttcttctttcctGGGATTCTTGGGATTGGCAGACACCACATTTCCCAAAGATACATTTTTGAAGCCATAGTTCAATCTAACATCATCGTAATTGGGAATGTTGATACCGGCAGGAATACCCGAGTTGGCAAACGtcaacacctccaaagaCGTAAAGTCAGGAGGATTGAACGTATCTTTTTCGAAAAATGGTTCCCATGGTAAGTAGCCAATGAGTTTTGCAGCATTGTCAACCAATACAGAAAAAGTGGCAGTCCGCTCTTTGTTGACCATGGCCACCAATCCTTCCCATTCTCCGCGAACCCCTGAAGGGTCTCTGTACGTTTCGATGAACCCGATgttcaattccaccaaagGCTTGATATCCTTGACCCATTCAATCTGCGACTTCTTGTGAGCATTCATCGATCCTGTCTTAAAAGCCTCAATGTAGTACTCCAACATTTTTGCCTGGGTGTCATTGGCAGCATACTTCTTGGCTTTGGCCATGTGCTCCACGATCCTGGTAAATTCTCTGCTGTGGTCACCAAACTGGAAGGTTACTTGGTGTCCATCGGCCGTGTGAATAGGATTCGCAGGGTAATAGCCAGTATTATTGACACTGTCAGCACTAGCCACATGAACCACAAAGTCACCCTCAGCGGTTTTCTCAACCCGGGTATTCTCTGGCATGACACCAGCCTTAGCGATGGCGGCGTTGACCGCTTCCACCTCTTGTTTGGAGATGACGCTTTTCCCCACATAATAGCTTGACAACTGTCCTTGTTCAGGCCATCCCAATAAACCGGCATCTGTGTCATACAAAGGATCACGAACTTTACTGTACAACGCGGAAACCGCATCGTTGCTGACGGTTTCGACCAAAGTATCAAACTGTTGCTTCGATAAGTTAGGcacaaacttcttgtcaCCAAAAGACTTGTAGTTTCCCAAATTCGACAAGAATTGAGACGCATACTCCAAGTACGCCACGGCCACAGACTTGTCACCAAGCTTGGCGATATACTCGTCGTTCGACACAGGCGAGCCCAAGGTTTTATGTATTAGAAGGATCAAATCGTAGATACCCTCACTTTCTGGGGAAACCGACCGAAGAACGGCTCTGGTGCCCCAGAATGATGCCTTCGCCAAGTGGTGAGCGTAGAGCTGGTTGGTGGAGTCGAGAGCATCGAAATGCTTCTTGGCGGTGAGCGTAACAATGGGCGCTTCGGAGTCTGTTTCAAAGGGGGATGCCATTTGTGTGAGTGGAGTCGCAGAAACTTAGGCAGATGCCATTTATATAGC is from Yamadazyma tenuis chromosome 6, complete sequence and encodes:
- a CDS encoding metallodipeptidyl peptidase (MEROPS:MER0004247; EggNog:ENOG503NWHP; COG:O); translated protein: MASPFETDSEAPIVTLTAKKHFDALDSTNQLYAHHLAKASFWGTRAVLRSVSPESEGIYDLILLIHKTLGSPVSNDEYIAKLGDKSVAVAYLEYASQFLSNLGNYKSFGDKKFVPNLSKQQFDTLVETVSNDAVSALYSKVRDPLYDTDAGLLGWPEQGQLSSYYVGKSVISKQEVEAVNAAIAKAGVMPENTRVEKTAEGDFVVHVASADSVNNTGYYPANPIHTADGHQVTFQFGDHSREFTRIVEHMAKAKKYAANDTQAKMLEYYIEAFKTGSMNAHKKSQIEWVKDIKPLVELNIGFIETYRDPSGVRGEWEGLVAMVNKERTATFSVLVDNAAKLIGYLPWEPFFEKDTFNPPDFTSLEVLTFANSGIPAGINIPNYDDVRLNYGFKNVSLGNVVSANPKNPRKEEIVSFLDESYQALFKQWRDHAWEVQVGLHELLGHGSGKLLQETAEGVFNFDKSDPRATGYYGPSDSWGSVFGLTAGSYEECRAELVALYLMLKKPEEVLPIFGVPSKQDMFSVMVCGTIFMGRAGLLALEFWDPATKIWGQAHMRARFAILKCLMNAGVCSFVYDDEKSYSDLVLKIDESKLATDAVDALGDFLLKLHTYKSTADVKEGVAFYNEMTDVSAEFSRFRDVVLSKKLPRKQFIQANTIVSGDSVEVKEYEESETGMIQSYVERET